Part of the Candidatus Binataceae bacterium genome is shown below.
ATCGCCTGCTCTTTCTCGCGACGCTCCACCGAGCGGCACAACACGAAAGTCTCCTGGCCGTCAGGTCCCGCGCACAGCTTGGCCTCGACTCCTTCGCGCACGCTCTGCCAGTCACTGGTTTCGGCGACCGCGCGCGCCCACTTGCGTAGTTCGCTGCGGGGCGTGCCGATCAGATAACGCCGCCCGGTCTGCTCCAGCCACGCGAGGTTCTCGGCGCTGGTCATGCCGCGATCCATCACCCAGATGCGCTGGGCCAGACCGAAGCGCGCTTCCATGCGCTCGACCACCTCTTCCACCGTGGTGACATCGTTGCGATTGCCGGCGAACAGCTCATAGCCGAGCGGCATCCCTTCGCGGGTCACCACCAGCGCGATGCACACCTGTTTGCAGTCGCCGCGATGATCGCGGCTGTAGCCGCGCTGGGCGAGCGGATTGCCTGCGGCCAGACCCTCGAAGTAGGTGCTGGTCACGTCGTAGAGCAACAGATCGTACTCCAGCGCGAACAGCTCGCCGAGCCGGCGGCGCAGATGCTGCTCGAGCGCGGGCTTGTGCGGCAGCAGCCGATCCAGCGCGCGGTAAAGACGATTGTCATAGACGCTTGCGCTGGGTATTCCGAGCAGATCTTCCAGCGCGGTGCTGCGATACCAAGCTTCGGCGATATGTAACTCACTGGAAGGCTCGAGCAGACGGGCGATGACCAATACTGCCACGAGCTGGCCCCACGCGATCGCTTCCCGGCCCTCCGGCATCAGCTCCGCGCACAGCTCATCCAGCTTGAGCGCGCGCCATAGCTTCCATCCCAGCCACACCCCGCCATAGGAGCGCGCACGCTCGATGAAGACCCGAATCGAGCCGCACCGCAACCCGTTGCGCGTCGGGCGCGGCGGCTTCAAACAGTTCGCGCTGTTGCGCGCTACCGGTGATCTGCTGGGCCAGCAGCCGCGCGTTGGCGCGTCCCTCGGCATCGAGCTCGCCCAGCTGCGCGACGGTTTCCTGGATTACCTTGCCGCCGCGCCGCACCGAGCGCACCAGCCGCCAATAGCTGTGCTGCTTGCCGTTCTTGCGCCGAACCGAGTGCCGCAAGTACAACTGCGTCCGCCGCCTCCTCCACTCCGCCTACTCTCATCACAGCCGCTCGCGCCGCGCGCTACAAGTAGCAAAAGTCGGCACTACACCCCGTTTTCGCACTCGCCCGGCCAATAGTCTCGTTACTATCTACCCTCACTCACTGAAAATATTTTTTTGTGACTCGAACTGTCGAACTTGGGCTAGCAGCCGGGCGGGTGCGGCCGCCCGGCATCGCGCTAGAAATCTCCCCGCCGGTCAGGCGCGTGAAACAACGCGCGGTCAAGTTGGTCCGGCTCCAGACCGAATAGATTCCAGACCTCGAATTGGCCGGCCCGATCGAGCGGTGCGCTCGAACTTTGTGGCCGGCATCAAGCACATGCCGGTGCGATTCACGCCCAAGCGCGCGACTG
Proteins encoded:
- a CDS encoding IS1634 family transposase: MRCGSIRVFIERARSYGGVWLGWKLWRALKLDELCAELMPEGREAIAWGQLVAVLVIARLLEPSSELHIAEAWYRSTALEDLLGIPSASVYDNRLYRALDRLLPHKPALEQHLRRRLGELFALEYDLLLYDVTSTYFEGLAAGNPLAQRGYSRDHRGDCKQVCIALVVTREGMPLGYELFAGNRNDVTTVEEVVERMEARFGLAQRIWVMDRGMTSAENLAWLEQTGRRYLIGTPRSELRKWARAVAETSDWQSVREGVEAKLCAGPDGQETFVLCRSVERREKEQAMHIRFQQRIEQGLDRLGRRIERARQALERGKLERQIGRLLERNARAAGRYLIELEPDPARPAGVRLKWSARPEWDDWARHSEGCYVLRTNIRDWDVEQLWRTYVQLSEAEAAFRIHKSELSLRPIWHQREDRVQAHILVCFLAYVLWKTLEQWQSRAGLGNSPRTILDELGRIQSTDVVLPLAEDPSRKLRIRCVVRPDQAQALLLDRLGLRLPERLRPPPIYDSPSVKM